A part of Pararoseomonas sp. SCSIO 73927 genomic DNA contains:
- a CDS encoding glycosyltransferase, which produces MAKRVQVDPREMSLGDQVKLVRQSKQMHPKWYTATYPDVELAGMDPYEHYLLYGAGMGRRPRNGFDPKFYTDRYEDVSASGLNPLVHFILHGKAEGRLQCDDDLKRRRERARRKVSDILLRMFPCGFVDEPLAALRAMAESPQPVERFAAAKALFLWHFRMRSEAGYEEASRHAAICRAAAQDDAEGVQSLTLLSLALFGLGNAEQGRALMDQAPSAADRTDFYLAQANFEPDIGARIGLLNRALAQTGIPPVSLADAPSRTFYDRLVGHAGEDGHVADGPKVSVIVAAYNCEDTIETTLASLASQTWRNLEVIVVDDCSTDNTASVVRAVSERDPRVRLLTMPVNGGAYVARNRGLDEARGAIVTIHDADDWSHPTKLRTQAEFLLRNEGMIACTSKQARATNDLIFQRPNQNGDLTTLNTSSIMFRTELLRTRLGYWDTVRFGADTEMLKRVQLAAPKTGLGMLKTGPLSFQRISPTSIVADEHFGIEGAHFGARYAYLDSYTAFHSDEPSLRYDADTSTRRFPAPYPMLPGRRRGEKPPHFDVIIASDFRMTGGSTRSSIEELLCHEKYGLSTAVVQMFRYDIDPRRNFLAVFGEKMDLCDLRVLVYGETATCDLLILRYPPVLQHFQRFLPTIKASKVKVIVNQTPLSDYSGSGDLRFDLKSASENCRRFFGQDAEWHPIGPLVRDALHTHHAEELPYVELSPLDWYNVIDFAGWYRGPRKRGSGDRLRIGRHSRDNPVKWPDTREATLTVYPDAPDVEVWVLGGANTPAGLIGEVPPNWTVFDFGTRSPKDFLADIDVFAYYTNPDWIESFGRSIIEAMAVGVPVILPHVYKPLFEEAAIYAEPEEVVDIAKRLHADEAAYARQVETALTYVKERFSYELHMSRLAAAGVQAAVKKMPDIQAML; this is translated from the coding sequence ATGGCCAAGCGCGTGCAGGTCGACCCCCGCGAGATGTCTCTCGGGGATCAGGTAAAACTCGTTCGCCAGTCCAAGCAGATGCACCCGAAATGGTACACTGCCACCTACCCGGACGTCGAACTCGCGGGCATGGACCCGTACGAGCACTACCTGCTCTACGGGGCGGGGATGGGGCGCCGCCCGCGCAACGGCTTCGACCCGAAGTTCTACACGGACCGGTACGAGGACGTGAGCGCCTCGGGGCTGAACCCGCTGGTCCACTTCATCCTCCACGGCAAGGCCGAAGGGCGGCTGCAGTGCGACGACGACCTCAAGCGCCGCCGTGAGCGGGCGCGCCGGAAAGTCTCGGACATCCTGCTGAGGATGTTCCCCTGCGGCTTCGTGGACGAGCCGCTCGCGGCGCTCAGGGCGATGGCGGAGAGCCCCCAGCCGGTCGAGCGCTTCGCCGCGGCGAAGGCGCTCTTCCTCTGGCACTTCCGCATGCGCAGCGAGGCCGGCTACGAGGAGGCCTCGCGCCACGCCGCCATCTGCCGCGCGGCCGCGCAGGACGATGCCGAGGGGGTGCAGTCGCTCACCCTGCTGAGCCTCGCCCTCTTCGGCCTCGGGAACGCTGAGCAGGGCCGGGCCCTGATGGATCAGGCGCCGTCGGCCGCGGACAGGACGGATTTCTACCTCGCGCAGGCCAACTTCGAGCCCGACATCGGCGCGCGGATCGGCCTGCTCAACCGCGCGCTGGCGCAGACCGGCATCCCGCCCGTCTCACTCGCCGACGCGCCCTCCCGGACCTTCTACGACCGCCTGGTCGGCCATGCCGGGGAGGACGGCCACGTCGCGGACGGGCCGAAGGTGTCCGTCATCGTCGCGGCCTACAACTGCGAGGACACGATCGAGACCACGCTGGCCTCCCTCGCCAGTCAGACGTGGCGCAACCTCGAGGTCATCGTCGTCGACGACTGCAGCACCGACAACACCGCCTCCGTGGTGCGCGCGGTGAGCGAGCGCGATCCCCGGGTGCGCCTGCTGACCATGCCCGTGAACGGTGGCGCCTACGTCGCGCGCAACCGCGGCCTGGACGAGGCGCGGGGCGCCATCGTGACCATCCACGACGCCGACGACTGGTCCCACCCGACGAAGCTGCGGACGCAGGCCGAGTTCCTGCTCAGGAACGAGGGGATGATCGCCTGCACCTCCAAGCAGGCCCGGGCGACGAACGACCTGATCTTCCAGCGGCCGAACCAGAACGGCGACCTCACGACGCTCAACACCTCCTCCATCATGTTCCGGACGGAGCTGCTGCGGACGCGGCTCGGCTACTGGGACACCGTCCGCTTCGGCGCCGACACGGAGATGCTGAAGCGGGTGCAGCTGGCGGCGCCGAAGACCGGCCTCGGCATGCTGAAGACCGGCCCGCTCTCCTTCCAGCGGATCTCACCGACGAGCATCGTCGCCGACGAGCATTTCGGCATCGAGGGAGCGCATTTCGGCGCGCGCTACGCCTACCTCGATTCCTACACCGCCTTCCACTCGGACGAGCCGTCGCTGCGGTACGATGCCGACACCAGCACGCGCCGCTTCCCCGCGCCCTATCCCATGCTGCCCGGCCGGCGCCGCGGGGAGAAGCCGCCGCATTTCGACGTCATCATCGCCTCTGATTTCCGGATGACGGGCGGCAGCACCCGCTCCAGCATCGAGGAGCTCCTCTGCCACGAGAAGTACGGCCTCTCCACGGCCGTCGTGCAGATGTTCAGGTACGACATCGATCCCCGGCGGAACTTCCTCGCGGTTTTCGGCGAGAAGATGGACCTATGCGATTTGCGGGTGCTGGTCTACGGCGAGACGGCCACCTGCGACCTGCTGATCCTGCGCTACCCGCCGGTGCTGCAGCACTTCCAGCGCTTCCTTCCCACCATCAAGGCTTCGAAGGTGAAGGTGATCGTCAACCAGACGCCGCTGAGCGACTACTCCGGCTCCGGCGACCTCCGGTTCGACCTGAAATCCGCTTCCGAGAACTGCCGGCGCTTCTTCGGCCAGGACGCCGAGTGGCACCCGATTGGGCCGCTCGTCCGCGACGCCCTGCACACGCACCACGCGGAGGAGCTCCCGTACGTGGAGCTCTCCCCGCTCGACTGGTACAACGTGATCGACTTCGCCGGCTGGTACAGGGGCCCGCGGAAGCGCGGCTCCGGCGACCGGCTGAGGATCGGCCGGCACTCGCGGGACAATCCCGTGAAGTGGCCGGACACCCGGGAAGCGACCCTCACCGTCTATCCCGACGCGCCCGACGTCGAGGTCTGGGTTCTCGGGGGCGCCAACACGCCGGCCGGCCTGATCGGCGAGGTCCCGCCGAACTGGACCGTCTTCGACTTCGGCACCCGCTCGCCAAAGGACTTCCTCGCCGACATCGACGTGTTCGCCTACTACACCAACCCCGACTGGATCGAATCATTCGGCCGATCCATCATCGAGGCCATGGCCGTCGGCGTCCCGGTGATCCTTCCGCACGTCTACAAGCCGCTCTTCGAGGAGGCGGCTATCTACGCGGAGCCCGAGGAGGTCGTGGACATCGCCAAGCGCCTCCACGCGGACGAGGCGGCCTACGCCCGGCAGGTCGAGACGGCCCTCACCTACGTCAAGGAGCGCTTCAGCTACGAGCTCCACATGTCCAGGCTGGCAGCGGCGGGGGTGCAGGCCGCGGTGAAGAAGATGCCGGACATCCAGGCCATGCTGTGA
- a CDS encoding UDP-glucose/GDP-mannose dehydrogenase family protein — MRVAMIGAGYVGLVSGACFAEFGVDVCVVDTEASKVEALRDGRIPIYEPGLDKLVEENVRDGRLSFTTALEEAMEGADAVFLAVGTPSRRGDGHADLSYVFAAAEQVARAARGPLVLVTKSTVPVGTGRRIKAVLDEVRPGHEIVVASNPEFLREGSAIADFMRPDRVVIGAEDDRAFQVLRRLYRPLYLIETPIVQTGIETAELIKYAANAFLAVKITFINQMADLCERAGANVHDVARGMGLDGRIGRKFLHAGPGYGGSCFPKDTLALARTAQELGAPVTIVEQTIAANDARKEQMAERVVAALGGSVAGKTVAVLGLTFKPETDDMRDAPSLVVVPRLAAAGATIRAFDPQPAHAKQLLPANTVFAEGALEAAEGADAVVLLTEWNEFRALSPKRLQAAMKGDVVLDLRNAWDPEAFRECGLNYSSIGRP; from the coding sequence ATGCGCGTCGCGATGATCGGTGCCGGGTATGTCGGGCTCGTGTCCGGTGCCTGCTTTGCCGAGTTCGGGGTGGATGTCTGCGTGGTGGACACGGAGGCCTCCAAGGTGGAGGCGCTGCGGGACGGGCGCATTCCGATCTACGAGCCCGGGCTGGACAAGCTGGTGGAGGAGAACGTCCGGGACGGGCGGCTGAGCTTCACCACCGCGCTCGAGGAGGCGATGGAGGGGGCGGACGCGGTGTTCCTGGCGGTGGGCACGCCGTCGCGGCGCGGCGACGGGCACGCGGACCTCTCCTACGTGTTCGCGGCGGCCGAGCAGGTGGCCCGCGCGGCCCGCGGCCCGCTGGTGCTGGTGACGAAGTCGACCGTGCCGGTGGGCACGGGGCGGCGGATCAAGGCGGTGCTGGACGAGGTGCGGCCGGGGCACGAGATCGTGGTGGCGTCGAACCCCGAGTTCCTGCGCGAGGGCAGCGCGATCGCCGACTTCATGCGCCCGGACCGCGTGGTGATCGGGGCCGAGGACGACCGGGCGTTCCAGGTGCTGCGGCGGCTGTACCGTCCGCTCTACCTCATCGAGACGCCGATCGTGCAGACGGGGATCGAGACGGCGGAGCTGATCAAGTACGCGGCGAACGCGTTCCTGGCGGTCAAGATCACCTTCATCAACCAGATGGCCGACCTCTGCGAGCGCGCCGGGGCGAACGTGCACGACGTGGCGCGCGGGATGGGGCTGGACGGGCGGATCGGGCGCAAGTTCCTGCACGCGGGCCCGGGCTACGGCGGCTCGTGCTTCCCCAAGGACACGCTGGCGCTGGCCCGCACGGCCCAGGAGCTCGGGGCGCCGGTGACGATCGTCGAGCAGACGATCGCGGCCAACGACGCGCGCAAGGAGCAGATGGCCGAGCGCGTGGTCGCGGCCCTGGGCGGGTCGGTGGCGGGCAAGACGGTGGCCGTGCTCGGGCTGACCTTCAAGCCGGAGACGGACGACATGCGCGACGCGCCGTCGCTCGTCGTCGTGCCGCGCCTGGCCGCGGCAGGCGCCACGATCCGGGCCTTCGACCCCCAGCCCGCCCACGCCAAGCAGCTGCTGCCGGCCAACACCGTCTTCGCCGAGGGCGCGCTGGAGGCGGCAGAAGGCGCGGACGCGGTGGTGCTGCTGACGGAGTGGAACGAGTTCCGCGCCCTCTCGCCCAAGCGCCTGCAAGCGGCCATGAAGGGCGACGTGGTGCTGGACCTCCGCAACGCATGGGACCCCGAAGCCTTCCGCGAGTGCGGCCTCAACTACTCCTCCATCGGACGCCCGTAG
- a CDS encoding DUF2256 domain-containing protein gives MHRKPHLPEKTCATCGRPFAWRKKWARDWEAVRHCSDACRSGRRAAAKKNEESARTPLAPPGQGG, from the coding sequence GTGCACCGCAAGCCGCACCTGCCCGAGAAGACCTGCGCCACATGCGGGCGGCCCTTCGCGTGGCGCAAGAAGTGGGCGAGGGACTGGGAGGCGGTCCGCCACTGCTCCGACGCCTGCCGCAGCGGGCGGCGCGCGGCCGCGAAAAAGAATGAAGAATCCGCCCGAACCCCGCTTGCACCCCCCGGACAGGGCGGATAG
- a CDS encoding DUF6476 family protein, whose translation MRALKILVAVMGVLIVAGTVTLVVMIIQRAGKAVPAAPSVPAAELSLRQPPGTRIAGIAPGAEGRLAVWVQRPDGERLVILDTRGGAVLGEIRVGE comes from the coding sequence TTGCGCGCGCTCAAGATTCTCGTTGCCGTCATGGGGGTGCTGATCGTCGCCGGCACCGTGACGCTGGTTGTGATGATCATCCAGCGCGCCGGCAAGGCCGTGCCCGCTGCGCCCTCCGTCCCGGCCGCCGAGCTCTCCCTCCGGCAGCCGCCGGGCACCCGCATCGCCGGCATCGCCCCCGGCGCCGAGGGGCGGCTGGCGGTCTGGGTCCAGCGGCCAGACGGCGAGCGCCTGGTGATCCTGGACACGCGCGGCGGCGCCGTGCTGGGCGAGATCCGCGTGGGGGAGTGA
- a CDS encoding RluA family pseudouridine synthase, which yields MTATRILSARNDTSADGPVVLSFTATAGQAGDRLDRAFAGMGGLSRSRVKALVEGGHAARDGAVTRDSSEALRPGAVYTLGVPPPEAATPLPQAMDLTILFEDRDLIVLDKPAGLVVHPAPGNPDGTLVNAILAHAGEELSGIGGEKRPGIVHRLDKETSGVMVVAKSEAAHHALSTAFAERDLERSYLALAWGVPSPAAGSVEAAIGRHPADRKRMAVVTRGGKHALTHFATERAWGTACALVRCRLATGRTHQIRVHMAHIGHPLVGDPVYCRRVPAVSRGLPDASREALLAFPRQALHAQSLGFRHPVTGAPLSFSSPLPPDMAALVEALDTAA from the coding sequence ATGACGGCAACGAGAATCTTGAGCGCGCGCAACGACACCTCCGCTGACGGGCCAGTGGTCCTCTCCTTCACCGCCACCGCCGGGCAGGCGGGGGACCGGCTGGACCGGGCCTTCGCCGGCATGGGCGGTCTCTCCCGCTCCCGCGTCAAGGCGCTGGTGGAGGGCGGGCACGCGGCGCGGGACGGGGCGGTGACGCGCGACTCCTCGGAGGCGCTGCGGCCCGGGGCCGTCTATACCCTCGGCGTGCCCCCGCCGGAGGCCGCGACCCCCCTGCCCCAGGCCATGGACCTGACGATCCTCTTCGAGGACCGGGACCTGATCGTGCTGGACAAGCCGGCGGGGCTGGTGGTGCACCCCGCACCCGGCAATCCGGACGGCACCCTGGTGAACGCCATCCTCGCCCATGCGGGGGAGGAGCTCTCGGGCATCGGGGGGGAGAAGCGGCCGGGCATCGTCCACCGGCTGGACAAGGAGACGAGCGGGGTGATGGTGGTGGCCAAATCCGAGGCCGCCCACCACGCCCTCTCCACCGCCTTCGCGGAGCGGGACCTGGAGCGGAGCTACCTGGCGCTGGCCTGGGGCGTCCCCTCCCCCGCCGCGGGCAGCGTGGAGGCGGCGATCGGGCGCCATCCGGCGGACCGCAAGCGGATGGCCGTGGTCACCCGCGGGGGAAAGCACGCGCTGACCCATTTCGCGACGGAGCGGGCCTGGGGTACCGCCTGCGCGCTGGTCCGCTGCCGGCTGGCGACGGGGCGCACCCACCAGATCCGCGTGCACATGGCGCATATCGGACACCCGCTGGTGGGGGACCCCGTCTACTGCCGGCGCGTCCCGGCGGTCTCGCGCGGCCTGCCGGACGCATCTCGGGAGGCGCTGCTGGCCTTTCCCCGGCAGGCGCTGCACGCGCAGTCACTGGGGTTCCGGCATCCCGTCACGGGGGCGCCCCTGTCCTTCTCCTCCCCCCTGCCGCCGGACATGGCCGCGCTGGTGGAGGCCTTGGACACAGCTGCGTGA
- the rpoH gene encoding RNA polymerase sigma factor RpoH — MASTAMIPIAPEGNLSRYLQEIRKFPMLAPEEELNLAKRWRDSQDEGAAHKLVTSHLRLVAKIAMGYRGYGLPVGELISEGNVGMMQAVKRFDPDRGFRLATYAMWWIRAAIQEYILHSWSLVKMGTTAAQKKLFFNLRRLKGQMAALEEGDLKPEQVEKIARVLQVPEQDVVSMNRRLASPDNSLNAPIRSDSEGEWQDWLVDDSESQEEELADREDMTNRRDLLNSALQTLNDRERHILIERRLKEEPTTLEELSQQYNISRERVRQIEVRAFEKLQKNMKRQIVERRLAVD; from the coding sequence ATGGCTTCCACTGCGATGATACCGATTGCCCCCGAGGGCAACCTCTCCCGCTACCTGCAGGAGATCCGGAAATTCCCCATGCTGGCGCCCGAGGAGGAGCTGAACCTCGCCAAGCGCTGGCGTGACAGCCAGGACGAGGGCGCGGCGCACAAGCTTGTCACCTCCCACCTCCGCCTCGTCGCGAAGATCGCTATGGGCTACCGCGGCTACGGCCTGCCGGTGGGCGAGCTGATCTCCGAGGGCAATGTCGGCATGATGCAGGCGGTGAAGCGGTTCGACCCGGATCGCGGCTTCCGCCTGGCCACATATGCCATGTGGTGGATCCGCGCCGCGATCCAGGAGTACATCCTGCACTCCTGGTCGCTGGTGAAGATGGGCACCACCGCCGCGCAAAAGAAGCTGTTCTTCAACCTGCGCCGCCTGAAGGGTCAGATGGCCGCCCTCGAGGAGGGCGACCTGAAGCCGGAGCAGGTGGAGAAGATCGCCCGCGTGCTGCAGGTGCCGGAGCAGGACGTGGTGTCCATGAACCGCCGCCTGGCGAGCCCGGACAACAGCCTGAACGCGCCCATCCGCTCCGACAGCGAGGGTGAGTGGCAGGACTGGTTGGTGGACGACAGCGAGAGCCAGGAGGAGGAGCTCGCCGACCGGGAGGACATGACCAACCGGCGCGATTTGCTCAATTCCGCCCTGCAGACGCTGAACGACCGGGAGCGCCACATCCTGATCGAGCGGCGACTGAAGGAGGAGCCCACGACGCTGGAGGAGCTCTCCCAGCAGTACAACATCTCCCGCGAGCGGGTGCGCCAGATCGAGGTGCGCGCCTTCGAGAAGCTGCAGAAGAACATGAAGCGGCAGATCGTCGAGCGCAGGCTCGCGGTGGACTGA
- a CDS encoding MFS transporter, whose translation MNSEPVSAWRLLPFVAIVLTGFLAIALPLPVFSLRVHNELGFSLVTAGWVTGIQSLATILTRQWAGALIDRRGPRWGALMGLPLAVLSGLTYLASTWIPDPQLSLAVLVAGRLIMGPAESLFLIGAMTWGILTLGARRTGLVMTWQGIAMFTALGLGAPIGLLLMDRGGFAAVALATAALPLVGFAIALSRPAIAPIARAARASFLGMIGLVWREGLALCLGIVPQAVLSGFVALYFASRGWEGAGLSLTGFGIGFILVRALLSHLPDRIGGTRVAALSLLVEAVGQLLLWTAPNVTVALLGATLTGAGFSLIYPALGVEVVRRVPEASRGLAIASFSAFLDIAVGLAGPLAGLIVGIGGYPAIFLAGAVGCLIGPLLLIRRKPGDA comes from the coding sequence ATGAATTCCGAACCCGTCTCCGCGTGGCGGCTCCTGCCCTTCGTGGCGATCGTGCTGACCGGCTTCCTGGCCATCGCCCTGCCGCTTCCCGTCTTCTCGCTCCGCGTCCACAACGAGCTCGGCTTCAGCCTCGTCACCGCCGGCTGGGTGACGGGGATCCAGTCCCTCGCCACCATCCTCACCCGGCAATGGGCGGGCGCGCTGATCGACCGGCGCGGCCCGCGCTGGGGGGCCTTGATGGGGCTGCCGCTCGCCGTCCTCTCCGGCCTTACCTACCTCGCCTCCACCTGGATCCCGGACCCCCAGCTCTCGCTCGCCGTGCTCGTGGCGGGGCGGCTGATCATGGGGCCGGCCGAGAGCCTTTTCCTCATCGGCGCCATGACCTGGGGGATCCTCACCCTCGGCGCGCGGCGCACGGGGCTGGTGATGACTTGGCAGGGCATCGCCATGTTCACCGCGCTCGGCCTCGGCGCGCCGATCGGGCTCCTTCTCATGGACCGGGGCGGCTTCGCGGCCGTGGCGCTGGCCACCGCCGCCCTGCCACTGGTCGGGTTCGCGATCGCCCTCTCTCGGCCAGCCATCGCGCCGATCGCGCGCGCGGCCCGCGCCTCCTTCCTTGGGATGATCGGGCTGGTGTGGCGGGAAGGGCTCGCCCTCTGCCTCGGCATCGTGCCCCAGGCGGTGCTGAGCGGCTTCGTCGCGCTCTACTTCGCCAGCCGCGGCTGGGAAGGGGCGGGGCTCTCCCTCACCGGTTTCGGGATCGGCTTCATCCTTGTCCGCGCCCTCCTCTCCCACCTGCCGGACCGGATCGGCGGGACACGGGTGGCCGCCCTCTCGCTGCTGGTTGAGGCTGTGGGCCAGCTGCTGCTGTGGACGGCGCCGAACGTGACGGTGGCGCTGCTCGGCGCCACCCTCACCGGCGCCGGCTTCTCCCTTATCTACCCCGCCCTGGGCGTGGAGGTGGTGCGGCGCGTGCCGGAGGCCAGCCGGGGCCTCGCCATCGCCAGCTTCAGCGCCTTCCTCGACATCGCCGTGGGCCTCGCTGGGCCCCTGGCCGGGCTGATCGTGGGGATCGGTGGCTACCCCGCGATCTTCCTGGCCGGGGCGGTCGGCTGTCTCATCGGGCCGCTCCTGCTCATCCGCCGGAAGCCCGGCGACGCCTGA
- a CDS encoding Gfo/Idh/MocA family oxidoreductase produces the protein MAQDLTGASRRGLLRAGGLTAAGLALGAAGAPGYPAPAETDIGGVQDGRVRYPNWRGEAEPPPPPAPNPLPPGERVGYAIIGLGRISVEEVLPAFGEARMSRPVALVTGSPEKGRAVARRYGIPESAVHSYQELEKLKENPAVGAVYIGLPNAMHREYTERSAAIGKHVLCEKPMANTPEEAAAMVAACARARVRLMIAYRCQYEPFNREAIRIVRSGELGRLRSIEATNVQSSGTADQWRFDRALAGGGALPDIGLYCLNATRYLTGEEPEDVFARLYSPSGDARWKEVEESVSFMLRFPSGVIANCLTSYDSFNDKSMRLHFEKGTVEMPDAFAYRGQQMYVAQRRGGVAVREQKRIEPKNQFAQELDHFAECVRENRQPHTPGEEGAQDQALIAAIYRSAAEGRPVQTPKPPGPTRGPEPAQGG, from the coding sequence ATGGCCCAGGACCTCACAGGCGCGAGCCGCCGCGGCCTGCTCCGCGCGGGCGGGCTGACCGCCGCCGGCCTGGCGCTCGGCGCCGCCGGCGCGCCCGGCTACCCGGCCCCCGCCGAGACCGACATCGGCGGCGTGCAGGACGGCCGCGTGCGGTACCCCAACTGGCGCGGCGAGGCCGAGCCGCCCCCGCCGCCAGCCCCCAACCCGCTGCCGCCCGGGGAGCGCGTGGGCTACGCCATCATCGGCCTCGGCCGCATCAGCGTGGAGGAGGTGCTGCCCGCCTTCGGCGAGGCAAGGATGTCCCGCCCCGTGGCGCTGGTGACGGGCAGCCCGGAGAAGGGCCGCGCCGTGGCCCGTCGCTACGGCATCCCGGAGAGCGCCGTCCACTCGTACCAGGAGCTGGAGAAGCTCAAGGAAAACCCGGCGGTGGGGGCCGTCTACATCGGCCTGCCCAACGCCATGCACCGGGAGTACACGGAGCGCAGCGCGGCGATCGGCAAGCACGTGCTCTGCGAGAAGCCGATGGCGAACACGCCGGAGGAGGCGGCCGCGATGGTGGCGGCCTGTGCCCGCGCGCGGGTGCGGCTGATGATCGCCTATCGCTGCCAGTACGAGCCCTTCAACCGCGAGGCCATCCGCATCGTCCGCAGCGGGGAACTCGGCAGGCTGCGCTCTATCGAGGCGACGAACGTGCAGTCCTCCGGCACCGCGGACCAGTGGCGCTTCGACCGCGCCCTGGCCGGCGGCGGCGCGCTGCCCGACATCGGCCTCTACTGCCTCAACGCGACCCGCTACCTCACCGGCGAGGAGCCGGAGGACGTCTTCGCCCGCCTCTACTCCCCCTCCGGCGACGCCCGCTGGAAGGAGGTGGAGGAGAGCGTCTCCTTCATGCTGCGCTTCCCCTCCGGCGTGATCGCGAACTGCCTCACCTCCTACGACAGCTTCAACGACAAGAGCATGCGACTGCACTTCGAGAAGGGGACGGTGGAGATGCCGGACGCCTTCGCCTACCGCGGCCAGCAGATGTACGTGGCGCAGCGGCGGGGCGGGGTGGCCGTGCGGGAGCAGAAGCGGATCGAGCCGAAGAACCAGTTCGCGCAGGAGCTGGACCACTTCGCGGAGTGCGTGCGGGAGAACCGCCAGCCCCACACCCCCGGCGAGGAGGGCGCGCAGGACCAGGCGCTGATCGCCGCCATCTACCGCTCCGCCGCCGAGGGGCGCCCGGTGCAGACGCCCAAGCCCCCCGGTCCCACGCGCGGGCCGGAGCCGGCCCAGGGCGGCTGA
- a CDS encoding VOC family protein, translating to MPDTSTAPSERAPAERTPAERAPNAPAGLRIGHTHLKVSNLDRALGFWRDVIGLEETGRFPGAAFLSAGGYHHHIALNTWESEGGPPPAPGTTGLFHVALLYPDRASLARAVRAVLAAGIRLDGASDHGVSEAIYLRDPDGNGVELYVDRPEAEWPRRPDGSLAMFTRRLDLPGLLAAG from the coding sequence ATGCCCGACACCAGCACCGCCCCATCCGAGAGAGCCCCGGCCGAGAGAACCCCGGCCGAGAGAGCCCCAAACGCGCCCGCCGGGCTGCGGATCGGGCACACGCACCTGAAGGTCTCCAACCTCGACCGCGCTCTTGGCTTCTGGCGCGACGTGATCGGGCTGGAGGAGACGGGGCGCTTCCCCGGCGCGGCCTTCCTCTCGGCGGGCGGCTACCACCACCACATCGCGCTCAACACCTGGGAGAGCGAGGGCGGGCCGCCGCCGGCGCCCGGCACCACGGGGCTGTTCCACGTCGCGCTGCTCTACCCGGACCGGGCCTCGCTGGCGCGGGCGGTGCGCGCGGTGCTGGCGGCGGGGATCCGGCTGGACGGGGCGTCCGACCACGGCGTATCGGAGGCGATCTACCTGCGCGACCCGGACGGGAACGGGGTGGAGCTTTATGTCGACCGGCCGGAAGCGGAATGGCCGCGGCGCCCGGACGGATCGCTGGCGATGTTCACGCGGCGGCTGGACCTGCCGGGGCTGCTGGCGGCGGGCTGA
- a CDS encoding deoxyribodipyrimidine photo-lyase, whose product MIQPSRLETIKDAPENPDGRYVLYWMGLSQRARFNPALEHAVDLANERGLPVLVCYGIAEDIPETTARHWAFLLEGLAEVGPALEKRGIGFVARRRPPVETALEMAGDAALVVCDRSEIRPVLAIQAAFVARAPWRVVRVEGDAVVPVGTASPKHEIGARTLRPRIGRLLDEYLVPLKERRVRRRMEAVPESTLDLSDVPRLVAGLRTDQSVRPVRRFRGGTAEAERRLKAYLSGPFGDYGTNRGRPEAGAASHMSPYLHFGQISPVAIALAVRASPAGGPEDRQSYLEELIVRRELAMNHLRYEPHYDSYEAAPAWARKTLDLHRGDARPFLYTAAQFEAGETHDRYWNAAMKEMRETGYMHNHMRMYWGKKILEWSPTPEEAFDTTLRLNNRYFIDGRDANSFTNVTWLFGLHDRPWGPRPVYGNVRSLGAATLKKFDADAYVRTVDELAAAEAG is encoded by the coding sequence ATGATCCAGCCAAGCCGCCTCGAAACGATCAAGGACGCGCCGGAGAACCCGGACGGCCGCTACGTCCTCTACTGGATGGGGCTGTCGCAGCGCGCGCGCTTCAACCCCGCGCTGGAGCACGCGGTGGACCTGGCGAACGAGCGCGGGCTGCCCGTGCTCGTCTGCTACGGTATCGCCGAGGACATCCCCGAGACGACCGCCCGTCACTGGGCCTTCCTGCTGGAAGGGCTCGCGGAAGTCGGCCCCGCGCTGGAGAAGCGGGGAATTGGCTTCGTGGCCCGGCGCAGGCCGCCGGTGGAGACCGCGCTGGAGATGGCGGGGGATGCCGCGCTGGTGGTCTGCGACCGCAGCGAGATACGCCCGGTCCTCGCCATCCAGGCGGCCTTCGTGGCGCGCGCGCCCTGGCGCGTGGTGCGGGTGGAGGGGGACGCGGTGGTGCCGGTAGGCACCGCCTCGCCGAAGCACGAGATCGGCGCGCGCACGCTGCGGCCGAGGATCGGGCGGCTGCTGGACGAGTACCTGGTGCCGCTGAAGGAGAGGCGGGTGCGGCGGAGAATGGAGGCGGTGCCGGAGAGCACGCTGGACCTCTCCGATGTTCCCCGCCTCGTCGCGGGGCTGAGGACGGACCAATCCGTGCGGCCGGTAAGGCGCTTCCGGGGCGGCACGGCGGAGGCGGAGCGGCGGCTGAAGGCGTACCTGTCCGGGCCGTTCGGGGATTACGGGACGAATCGCGGGCGGCCGGAGGCCGGCGCGGCGTCCCACATGAGTCCCTACCTGCATTTCGGCCAGATCTCGCCCGTGGCGATCGCGCTGGCGGTGCGCGCTTCCCCGGCGGGCGGGCCGGAGGACCGGCAGTCCTACCTGGAGGAGCTGATCGTCCGGCGGGAGCTGGCGATGAACCACCTGCGCTACGAGCCGCACTACGACAGCTACGAGGCGGCCCCGGCCTGGGCGCGCAAGACGCTGGACCTGCACCGGGGCGACGCGCGCCCCTTCCTCTACACCGCCGCGCAGTTCGAGGCCGGGGAGACGCACGACCGCTACTGGAACGCGGCGATGAAGGAGATGCGGGAGACGGGCTACATGCACAACCACATGCGCATGTACTGGGGGAAGAAGATCCTGGAGTGGTCCCCTACCCCCGAGGAGGCCTTCGACACGACGCTGCGGCTGAACAACCGCTACTTCATCGACGGGCGGGACGCGAACTCCTTCACCAACGTCACCTGGCTCTTCGGCCTGCACGACCGGCCCTGGGGGCCGCGGCCGGTCTACGGCAACGTGCGCTCGCTCGGCGCCGCCACGCTGAAGAAGTTCGACGCGGACGCCTACGTGCGGACGGTGGACGAGTTGGCGGCGGCGGAGGCGGGCTGA